One segment of Spirochaetota bacterium DNA contains the following:
- a CDS encoding lysylphosphatidylglycerol synthase transmembrane domain-containing protein, translating into MLKKIGSLAARYSTAIKICIAVCLLVWFIVHSDMRKILGAFHSLSFRTCLFVIVIDMAAITVSAMKWNLLLPRYSLAVLINLGMIGRFYSLVLPGQIAGEVVKSFRLAQGKKNGSQIALSVIVDRITGTIGIFIVGVAGLFLSNKRIPWFVPVIVLLLIFFGVCVLFSIMIPFLYRAVMNIINAAAKKHSLIRKNIRQLVTFIEAWRTYGKRWEIIIFNILLGVVFQCLGICMVMLFASDFGIVLSCFDWCLVLSGVTIVLLLPITIGGIGVREASIVGFLAWFGVQNEYALALSFAIFGLQILDAAAGGIIDVVIHGARIKLAEKGR; encoded by the coding sequence ATGTTAAAAAAAATCGGATCACTGGCAGCTCGGTACAGCACGGCAATTAAGATATGCATTGCGGTCTGCCTTCTTGTTTGGTTCATCGTACATTCCGATATGCGGAAGATACTGGGAGCCTTCCATTCACTTTCGTTCCGCACATGCTTGTTCGTCATCGTAATTGACATGGCTGCCATTACTGTGAGCGCAATGAAGTGGAACCTATTACTGCCGCGATATTCTCTCGCCGTGCTCATAAACCTCGGCATGATCGGCAGATTCTATTCTCTTGTATTGCCGGGTCAAATTGCCGGCGAGGTGGTAAAATCGTTTCGCCTTGCACAAGGCAAAAAAAATGGCAGCCAAATCGCGTTATCAGTCATCGTTGATCGAATTACCGGTACCATCGGTATTTTTATTGTCGGTGTCGCGGGGCTATTTTTGTCAAACAAGCGAATACCATGGTTCGTTCCAGTGATTGTATTGCTATTAATTTTTTTCGGTGTATGTGTACTGTTCAGCATCATGATCCCCTTTCTATATCGTGCGGTAATGAATATAATAAATGCAGCGGCAAAAAAACATTCACTTATACGGAAAAATATCCGGCAGCTCGTTACATTTATAGAGGCATGGCGAACATATGGGAAAAGATGGGAAATAATCATTTTCAATATACTATTAGGAGTAGTATTTCAATGTCTGGGGATATGCATGGTAATGCTGTTTGCATCGGACTTCGGTATCGTGTTGTCATGCTTCGACTGGTGTCTGGTCCTTTCGGGGGTTACGATCGTCCTTCTTCTTCCGATAACAATTGGAGGGATTGGGGTTCGTGAAGCGAGCATTGTCGGATTTCTAGCATGGTTTGGGGTCCAAAACGAATATGCATTGGCTTTATCGTTCGCCATCTTCGGATTACAGATTCTTGATGCGGCCGCAGGAGGAATCATTGATGTTGTTATTCATGGCGCCCGCATAAAGCTTGCAGAAAAAGGCAGATGA
- a CDS encoding radical SAM protein: MKKNVVVLFYPSPWDGEQRGRIPYALLYLERMLRDLAVEVVLIDEQVQREYRSIIEPIQDRILLAGISAMTGHQIIGGIAFSKYIKSLHDIPVVWGGWQATLLPEQVLAEAYIDMIIMGQGEIPFQKLVDGMLQGSDITQIKGLGFKKDGSIVVNPIEKFVDMNNFPRVDYRLIDINNYVYKSAYAERCIGYFTSHGCPYNCAFCCVAEVYGRRWYHKSIDTIIEDIAYFKKAAGVDSVSFDDDNFFVNKGFTIELCRTFVQSDVRVLWDTSAHAGLFLRLFSDNEVGLFHQAGCRQIYIGAESGDQAVLDRVAKDATVDDNYKFVEVLNRHHITPLFSTMICLPMDPGKDMQLTLDMIRKAKLIDRSLRSRIFFYTPYPGTELYDEAVKKGFLPPGRLEDWATHTLRKFHAPWWTRDYRWQLEIFANFYLPLVNPNYYRMAPKSVRPIAYLVNKLFGPIAYLRFKFNLLMFPIEAILFLLSLRFFNRIFHTHFCLGFESYLD, translated from the coding sequence ATGAAAAAGAACGTAGTTGTTTTGTTCTATCCATCACCATGGGATGGCGAACAGCGGGGAAGGATACCATACGCATTGCTCTATCTCGAACGTATGCTCCGCGACCTTGCTGTTGAAGTCGTTCTTATCGATGAACAGGTACAACGGGAGTATCGTTCGATCATTGAGCCGATACAAGATCGGATACTGCTTGCCGGCATAAGCGCTATGACCGGGCATCAGATCATCGGCGGAATAGCATTCTCAAAATATATAAAATCTTTGCACGATATACCGGTGGTATGGGGCGGCTGGCAGGCAACACTTCTGCCCGAGCAAGTCCTTGCTGAGGCATATATCGACATGATAATCATGGGGCAAGGTGAGATCCCCTTCCAAAAACTAGTAGATGGGATGCTACAGGGAAGCGATATCACTCAAATAAAGGGTTTGGGGTTTAAGAAAGACGGGAGCATAGTAGTAAATCCCATTGAAAAGTTCGTCGATATGAATAATTTCCCGCGAGTCGATTACCGGTTGATCGATATCAATAACTATGTCTATAAAAGCGCTTATGCGGAACGATGTATTGGTTATTTCACCAGCCATGGATGTCCATATAATTGCGCATTCTGCTGTGTAGCCGAAGTCTATGGGCGACGATGGTACCATAAATCGATCGACACCATTATTGAAGACATCGCCTATTTTAAAAAAGCAGCCGGGGTCGACAGCGTTTCATTCGATGACGATAACTTTTTTGTGAATAAGGGTTTTACCATCGAGCTCTGCCGCACATTCGTTCAGTCTGATGTCCGTGTACTATGGGATACAAGCGCACATGCGGGTCTGTTTTTGCGGTTGTTCTCGGACAATGAAGTCGGGCTTTTTCATCAAGCCGGATGCAGACAGATCTATATCGGTGCTGAATCCGGGGACCAAGCGGTACTCGATCGAGTAGCAAAAGATGCAACAGTCGATGACAATTATAAATTCGTCGAGGTGCTGAATCGGCACCATATAACACCATTGTTCTCAACGATGATCTGTCTGCCGATGGACCCGGGAAAGGACATGCAATTAACACTTGATATGATACGAAAGGCGAAACTGATCGATCGTTCGCTTCGCTCGCGGATATTTTTTTACACTCCATATCCCGGAACGGAACTATATGATGAAGCTGTGAAGAAGGGATTTTTGCCGCCTGGAAGACTGGAAGATTGGGCTACCCACACATTGCGGAAATTCCATGCGCCCTGGTGGACCCGTGATTATCGCTGGCAGCTTGAGATATTCGCCAATTTCTATTTGCCATTGGTCAATCCGAATTATTACAGAATGGCCCCGAAAAGCGTGCGCCCGATCGCGTATCTTGTAAATAAATTGTTTGGGCCCATCGCCTATCTTCGATTTAAGTTCAATTTATTAATGTTCCCTATTGAAGCGATATTGTTTTTACTCTCATTGCGGTTTTTTAACAGGATATTTCACACGCACTTTTGTCTCGGTTTCGAAAGTTATCTTGATTGA
- the asnB gene encoding asparagine synthase (glutamine-hydrolyzing), translated as MCGLAGFVGKGDKNDLIRMTRVLTHRGPDNEGYYNDEKKHVNLGHRRLSIIDIAGGRQPMSTADEKLWIVFNGEIYNFRELRAELEQKGHIFRSHHSDTEVLLYAYREWGNDFVNRLNGMWAFVIYDIEKQVIFCSRDRFGKKPFFYSLQNGNFVFGSELSALRCHPSLQFDISSIALQKYFAYGYIPGPHTIYNAVAKLKGGHSLVFSIPDGTIRIHEYWKFRIEPNIQSRRTDEDYAEELRSLLDRAVRRRLISDVPLGVFLSGGIDSSLIAAFATRALGDTELKTFCIGFAESSFDERHFASMIADIFHTRHFTYEFDLDESLRNIHDIIEKLDEPMGDSSLLPTYMLCKQTRREVTVALSGDGGDEIFAGYDPYKALAYAQWYQRLVPRPLHTAIRLIASRLPVSFGNISTDFKIKKTLQGLSYSSRLWLPVWMGTIEPKEFPECFDKAFSEEEIYSEAIDLWDGSKGKHVCDRTLEFFTNLYLQDDILVKVDRAGMMNSLEVRSPLLDVEIAEFARSLPHTLKFRNGRTKYILKKALEPCLPEEIIYRKKKGFGIPIADWFYRNQKAIDPAIMPAPMKQAFVQEKMKLHSEKRGDNRLFLWNTYLLSQWLQGRSA; from the coding sequence ATGTGTGGACTTGCTGGTTTCGTCGGTAAAGGCGATAAAAACGATCTTATCAGGATGACCCGAGTCCTGACGCATCGCGGACCGGACAACGAAGGGTATTATAACGATGAGAAAAAGCATGTAAACCTCGGCCATCGTCGGTTGTCGATCATCGATATCGCGGGCGGCCGGCAGCCTATGTCCACTGCGGATGAAAAGCTATGGATAGTGTTCAACGGCGAGATCTATAATTTCCGTGAGCTTCGCGCCGAGCTTGAGCAGAAGGGGCATATATTTCGCTCCCACCATTCGGACACAGAAGTCCTTCTGTACGCGTACCGTGAATGGGGTAATGACTTTGTCAATCGGCTCAACGGCATGTGGGCATTCGTCATCTATGATATTGAAAAACAGGTCATTTTCTGCAGTCGGGACAGATTCGGTAAAAAGCCGTTCTTTTATTCGCTTCAGAACGGCAATTTCGTGTTCGGGTCCGAGTTGTCCGCGCTTCGCTGTCACCCATCGCTGCAGTTCGATATTTCATCCATAGCGCTTCAAAAGTACTTCGCATACGGATATATCCCCGGACCGCATACCATCTACAACGCCGTTGCAAAATTGAAAGGCGGGCATTCGCTGGTATTTTCCATTCCGGACGGGACGATACGCATTCATGAGTATTGGAAGTTCCGCATCGAGCCGAACATCCAAAGCCGCCGTACCGACGAGGATTACGCAGAGGAATTGCGCAGCCTGCTCGATCGCGCGGTACGACGCCGGCTCATCTCCGATGTTCCGCTCGGGGTGTTCTTAAGCGGCGGCATCGATTCATCCCTTATCGCCGCATTCGCCACTCGTGCCCTCGGCGATACCGAGTTGAAGACGTTCTGCATCGGTTTCGCTGAAAGTTCATTCGATGAAAGGCATTTTGCAAGCATGATCGCCGATATTTTTCATACCCGTCATTTCACCTACGAATTCGATCTGGATGAAAGTCTCAGGAACATTCATGATATCATCGAAAAACTTGATGAACCGATGGGTGACAGTTCCCTGCTGCCCACATACATGCTTTGCAAGCAGACAAGACGGGAAGTGACGGTCGCGTTGAGCGGCGACGGCGGTGATGAGATCTTCGCCGGGTATGATCCCTACAAAGCGCTGGCATATGCACAATGGTATCAGCGGCTTGTGCCGCGGCCGTTACATACTGCGATACGGCTCATTGCATCCAGATTGCCGGTTTCATTCGGGAACATCAGCACGGATTTTAAGATCAAGAAAACCCTTCAGGGGCTTTCCTATTCGTCGCGGCTTTGGCTTCCCGTATGGATGGGCACGATAGAGCCTAAGGAATTCCCTGAATGTTTTGACAAGGCATTCAGTGAAGAAGAGATATATTCGGAGGCTATCGATCTTTGGGATGGCTCGAAGGGGAAGCATGTATGCGATCGGACGCTTGAGTTTTTTACAAACCTATATCTTCAGGATGATATTCTCGTCAAGGTTGACCGAGCCGGGATGATGAATTCTCTCGAGGTGCGTTCGCCGCTCCTCGATGTTGAGATCGCCGAATTCGCCCGTTCGCTCCCCCATACGCTCAAATTCAGGAACGGCAGAACAAAATATATCCTGAAAAAAGCGCTTGAACCGTGTCTGCCGGAGGAAATAATATACAGGAAAAAGAAGGGGTTCGGCATTCCGATCGCTGACTGGTTCTATCGAAATCAAAAAGCGATCGATCCAGCAATAATGCCAGCCCCAATGAAGCAAGCATTCGTACAGGAAAAAATGAAGCTGCATTCCGAAAAACGTGGCGATAATCGGCTGTTCCTATGGAACACCTATCTGCTTTCACAGTGGCTTCAAGGGAGAAGTGCATGA
- a CDS encoding DegT/DnrJ/EryC1/StrS family aminotransferase codes for MGKKIQLFLPTYSIDECLAEIRECLEVGWTGIGFKTAKFEEAWKAYSGFPNAHFLNSNTAGLALAMSLYKQERGWKDGDEVISTPLTFVSTNHAIMYERLKPVFADVDDTLCLDPDSVDSKISKKTRAVMYVGFGGNAGRLNDIAALCKKKGLELIIDAAHMSGTKYNGKQAGLGLDCSVFSYQAVKNLPTADSGMICFNDPELDKKARQWSWLGINQDTYARSSLKGGNYKWLYDVDYVGYKAHGNSVIAAIALVQLKYLDEHNVHRRKLSLLYQECLSKSSAVRFVKQLDDCISSRHLFQVMVPEEKRNEAIVHLNTNDVFPGVHYRVNTEYKMYRYGLGSCPRAEKASREIISLPLHMRMTEDDVRHVSNTLLAFLEH; via the coding sequence ATGGGTAAAAAAATACAGCTTTTTCTGCCGACATACAGCATTGACGAATGCCTTGCGGAGATACGCGAATGCCTCGAGGTCGGCTGGACAGGCATCGGGTTCAAAACAGCAAAATTCGAAGAGGCGTGGAAAGCATATTCCGGTTTCCCGAACGCCCATTTTCTCAATTCGAATACCGCGGGGCTTGCCCTTGCCATGTCGCTCTATAAACAGGAGCGGGGATGGAAGGACGGCGACGAGGTCATATCAACACCGCTGACATTCGTTTCCACGAATCATGCCATCATGTATGAACGGCTGAAACCGGTGTTCGCCGATGTCGATGACACCCTGTGCCTCGACCCGGATTCCGTAGATTCAAAGATCTCAAAAAAAACACGCGCGGTAATGTATGTCGGGTTCGGCGGGAATGCCGGGCGCTTGAACGATATTGCGGCGCTCTGCAAAAAGAAAGGCCTTGAGCTCATCATCGATGCGGCGCATATGTCGGGGACGAAATACAACGGGAAGCAGGCGGGGCTCGGACTTGACTGCTCGGTCTTCTCGTATCAGGCGGTAAAGAACCTTCCGACCGCCGATTCCGGGATGATATGCTTCAATGACCCGGAGCTCGATAAAAAGGCGCGCCAGTGGAGCTGGCTCGGCATCAATCAGGATACGTACGCGCGTTCCTCCCTGAAAGGCGGGAATTATAAGTGGCTGTACGATGTAGACTATGTAGGGTACAAAGCGCACGGTAATTCGGTCATTGCAGCCATTGCGCTCGTGCAGCTCAAATATCTCGATGAGCACAATGTGCACCGACGGAAGCTTTCTTTGCTGTATCAGGAATGTCTTTCTAAAAGCAGTGCGGTGCGGTTCGTGAAACAGCTTGACGACTGCATTTCGTCCCGGCATTTATTCCAGGTGATGGTGCCGGAGGAGAAGCGCAATGAGGCGATAGTACACCTGAACACGAACGATGTTTTCCCCGGCGTCCATTATCGCGTGAACACTGAATACAAGATGTATCGCTACGGTCTGGGAAGCTGTCCTCGGGCGGAGAAGGCATCGCGCGAGATAATAAGCCTTCCGCTTCACATGCGCATGACCGAGGACGACGTCCGGCATGTTTCAAATACACTCCTCGCATTCCTCGAGCACTGA
- a CDS encoding glycosyltransferase family 4 protein yields the protein MKILMIAPTPFFADRGCHTQIYEEIKALQKLGHSIVLCTYGLGRDVPGVKIVRTLNPPWYKKIAAGPSYTKILLLPFLTITAFATALSFRPDIIHGHLHEGALIARALQFFFRKKKYLFDMQGSLTGESIAHGFVNRNSLRHKLLSFIERRIANYFHVITQSDSMMKELSSFGVPETRRTNVHDGVDTGIFRPMRMNNELALRYGIEKKRPRVLFMGLLVTYQGADVMIEAFAKAAKKMHDIQFIVIGFPNIEKYQALCDSKGIGGQVKFLGRIDYLDLPRYLSLADIAVAPKISPTEGDGKIYNYMAMGMATVAFDRSVSREILGDTGIYAKFNDAADLAEKILWAIQHPSACKKLGARARTRAVANLSWDAVGKRIDEVYRRL from the coding sequence ATGAAGATACTCATGATCGCTCCGACGCCTTTTTTTGCGGACCGCGGCTGTCATACACAGATATACGAGGAGATCAAGGCGCTGCAGAAGCTAGGGCATTCAATCGTTCTCTGCACATACGGCCTCGGACGCGACGTGCCGGGCGTGAAGATCGTACGAACATTGAACCCTCCCTGGTATAAAAAAATAGCAGCAGGGCCGTCCTATACGAAGATACTGCTGCTCCCATTCCTTACGATAACCGCATTCGCAACCGCGCTCAGCTTCCGCCCAGACATCATCCATGGACATCTGCATGAGGGCGCTCTTATCGCGCGTGCGCTGCAATTCTTCTTCCGCAAGAAGAAATATCTTTTCGACATGCAAGGTTCGCTTACCGGGGAATCCATCGCGCACGGTTTTGTGAACCGCAACAGCTTGCGTCATAAACTGCTTTCTTTCATTGAGCGGCGAATAGCGAACTACTTCCATGTCATTACACAGTCCGACAGCATGATGAAAGAACTTTCATCGTTCGGTGTACCGGAAACGCGACGTACGAATGTCCATGACGGCGTTGATACAGGGATATTCAGGCCGATGCGAATGAATAATGAACTTGCATTACGATATGGAATAGAAAAGAAGAGGCCGCGCGTACTTTTTATGGGATTATTGGTGACGTATCAGGGTGCAGATGTCATGATCGAAGCTTTTGCAAAGGCCGCAAAAAAGATGCATGATATTCAGTTCATCGTCATCGGTTTTCCGAACATTGAGAAGTATCAGGCATTGTGTGATTCCAAGGGCATCGGGGGACAGGTGAAATTCCTCGGGCGTATCGATTATCTCGATCTTCCCCGCTATCTTTCTCTCGCTGATATCGCGGTTGCGCCGAAAATATCACCGACCGAGGGTGACGGCAAGATATATAACTACATGGCGATGGGCATGGCGACGGTGGCTTTCGACCGAAGCGTATCGCGGGAGATCCTCGGCGATACCGGTATCTACGCGAAATTCAATGATGCCGCCGATCTCGCTGAGAAAATACTATGGGCGATACAACACCCCTCAGCCTGTAAAAAATTGGGCGCGCGGGCGCGTACACGTGCCGTGGCGAACCTTTCGTGGGATGCTGTGGGCAAGCGTATCGACGAGGTTTATCGACGATTATGA
- a CDS encoding class I SAM-dependent methyltransferase — translation MDSNTVKEKYDSTAQQYIQLEESHYQMTCHSAAASKYLKSHAVDVVIDVGCGSGAVIRRLAAEYPNVKFVGIDISPELVKIGKVKYCSKNIEFVVADFSIDHQKIIDKYKLKSKHVLFLVLGPMEHYHSDDKFTQAVANTWGMIKDGGFVNLFLNQDVIGRRFVMGKGKKYWTARDALHTYSGEKDRVHLKYYSFFLLDVIRARTTIGDMILVLIDRLLMNAPASLAKKIAVAFEILIERGGQVEILHEKKRSPDMSGC, via the coding sequence ATGGATAGTAATACGGTCAAGGAAAAATATGATAGTACCGCGCAGCAATACATACAGCTCGAGGAAAGTCATTATCAAATGACATGCCATTCTGCCGCAGCATCGAAATATTTGAAATCGCATGCAGTCGATGTTGTGATAGACGTTGGCTGCGGCTCAGGGGCGGTAATACGGCGTCTTGCTGCTGAATATCCGAACGTGAAATTTGTTGGGATAGACATCAGTCCAGAACTGGTCAAAATAGGGAAAGTAAAATACTGCTCTAAGAACATAGAATTTGTTGTCGCTGATTTTTCCATTGACCACCAAAAGATCATTGACAAGTACAAGTTAAAGTCGAAACATGTCCTTTTTTTGGTATTGGGACCAATGGAGCATTACCATAGCGATGATAAATTTACACAAGCAGTCGCAAATACATGGGGAATGATAAAGGATGGTGGTTTTGTCAACCTCTTTTTGAACCAAGATGTTATCGGCAGGCGATTTGTGATGGGGAAAGGAAAAAAATACTGGACCGCCCGAGACGCGTTGCATACATATAGTGGAGAGAAAGATCGCGTGCACTTAAAATACTACTCATTTTTTCTACTAGATGTTATTCGTGCCCGCACCACAATTGGCGATATGATCCTCGTTCTAATCGATCGATTATTGATGAATGCACCTGCATCGCTCGCTAAGAAGATCGCTGTTGCATTTGAGATATTGATCGAGCGGGGGGGACAGGTGGAGATCCTGCACGAAAAAAAACGTTCCCCCGATATGTCGGGATGTTAA
- a CDS encoding class I SAM-dependent methyltransferase → MRKHRCPVCHGAVKPLFSDGKDYFILQGKSPDFGIDLCDACGLGFTFPPMTDEELSHYYPDDYEAYVPKRSFSAMLQTWKYASDISMIKKHVRGGRMLEIGCGRGEFLFEAQKHGFSVEGIEPSASGRKFAQDHFGISVRKGFAENAHFSGRYDVIVMRHVLEHVNDFQQCLKNIARNGLLPNGILFLKLPRMDSWEARYYRKFWSGYDTPRHRVHFSLRGIVSTLHDLGFSTESAQQEIVPADLIRSIGYRYHSKGPSIRNIFGLLFTHMPSAFKLVFAQIVCILLSPLKAGRMIVTARTDPK, encoded by the coding sequence ATGCGAAAACACCGTTGCCCGGTCTGTCATGGGGCTGTAAAACCCCTGTTTTCAGACGGGAAGGACTATTTTATTCTGCAAGGGAAGTCTCCTGACTTCGGCATCGATCTCTGCGATGCATGCGGTCTCGGTTTTACGTTCCCGCCGATGACCGATGAAGAACTTTCACATTACTACCCTGATGACTATGAAGCATATGTTCCCAAACGATCGTTCTCCGCTATGCTTCAGACTTGGAAATACGCATCTGATATCAGCATGATAAAAAAACATGTCCGCGGCGGTCGAATGCTCGAAATCGGCTGCGGACGAGGCGAATTCCTATTCGAAGCGCAGAAACACGGCTTTTCCGTCGAGGGGATTGAGCCTTCCGCAAGCGGCAGAAAATTCGCACAGGACCATTTTGGGATCAGCGTTCGGAAAGGATTCGCGGAGAATGCTCATTTTTCAGGAAGATATGACGTGATCGTCATGCGTCATGTCCTTGAGCATGTCAACGATTTTCAGCAGTGCTTAAAAAATATCGCTCGGAACGGCTTGCTGCCGAACGGGATCCTCTTCCTGAAGCTGCCGCGTATGGACTCATGGGAAGCCCGGTACTATCGGAAATTCTGGAGCGGATATGATACCCCGAGGCATCGGGTCCATTTTTCCTTACGAGGGATCGTGAGCACCCTTCACGATCTCGGTTTCAGTACGGAGTCTGCACAGCAGGAGATAGTCCCTGCTGATCTTATTCGCAGCATTGGCTACCGTTACCATTCCAAGGGGCCATCGATCCGGAACATATTCGGCCTGCTTTTTACCCATATGCCGTCGGCATTCAAATTGGTATTTGCGCAGATCGTGTGTATTTTACTTTCTCCGCTCAAGGCTGGACGGATGATAGTGACAGCCCGCACGGATCCGAAGTGA